A genome region from Solirubrobacter pauli includes the following:
- a CDS encoding RDD family protein, with protein MEYEDRREIATPEGVQLALPLANIGSRFLSTLIDLLIGGAAALVVILLAAALGGEIAATIAAAAAFLVFYVGYHVVFEVVGGGRTIGRRAAGLRVVMDSGAPVGLRASLIRNILRILEGAALSYLPAIIAILSTKNNQRLGDLAAGTLVVRDVKTPAYEPPRAAIPPAQFQSWDVAGVGEQELMAVRTFLDRRHSFAPGPRAALAAELATKLRPLVPGVRPGLHDEQFLEYLAAAKSGPMVPPVGGSHTPYG; from the coding sequence ATGGAGTATGAGGATCGGCGGGAGATCGCCACCCCGGAAGGAGTCCAGCTCGCGCTTCCGCTCGCGAACATCGGCAGTCGCTTCCTGTCGACGCTGATCGACCTGCTGATCGGCGGCGCCGCCGCGCTGGTCGTGATCCTGCTCGCGGCCGCGCTCGGCGGTGAGATCGCCGCGACGATCGCCGCGGCCGCCGCGTTCCTCGTGTTCTACGTCGGCTACCACGTGGTGTTCGAGGTCGTCGGCGGTGGCCGCACGATCGGCCGCCGCGCCGCCGGGCTGCGGGTGGTGATGGACAGCGGCGCGCCCGTCGGGCTGCGCGCCAGCCTGATCCGCAACATCCTGCGCATCCTCGAAGGCGCCGCGCTCAGCTACCTGCCGGCGATCATCGCGATCCTCTCCACCAAGAACAACCAGCGCCTGGGGGACCTGGCGGCCGGGACGCTCGTCGTGCGCGACGTCAAGACGCCGGCGTACGAGCCGCCGCGCGCCGCGATCCCGCCCGCGCAGTTCCAGAGCTGGGACGTCGCCGGCGTGGGGGAGCAGGAGCTGATGGCGGTGCGCACCTTCCTGGACCGCCGGCACTCGTTCGCCCCGGGGCCGCGCGCCGCGCTCGCCGCCGAGCTGGCCACGAAGCTGCGCCCGCTCGTCCCCGGCGTGCGTCCGGGGCTCCACGACGAGCAGTTCCTCGAGTACCTGGCAGCGGCAAAATCCGGTCCAATGGTTCCCCCCGTCGGGGGGTCGCACACGCCCTACGGTTGA
- a CDS encoding AAA family ATPase, producing MKELHARVAGEVRKVVVGHDEALEDMLAALALGGHVLLEGVPGVAKTLLASAVARALDLDFRRLQFTPDMLPSDVTGTMALRAGDLVFRPGPVFAGVVLADEINRTPPKTQAALLEAMQERQVTVDGQAHPLPDPFLVLATQNPVEYEGTYPLPEAQRDRFLVHVALGYPEAEEERAMLRLNRRGLTPTGLQDIQPIATAEDLRAARAEVDATEVHDEVIAYVVAIARRTRELPSVSLGASPRAAVHLLGAAKAAARLSGRAYVTPDDVARMAAPVLRHRLVLTPEAELERATPLGAIRAALEDVPVPR from the coding sequence GTGAAGGAGCTGCACGCCCGCGTCGCGGGGGAGGTCCGCAAGGTCGTCGTCGGCCATGACGAGGCCCTCGAGGACATGCTCGCCGCGCTCGCCCTCGGCGGCCACGTGCTGCTCGAGGGCGTGCCCGGCGTCGCCAAGACGCTGCTCGCGAGCGCCGTCGCCCGCGCGCTCGACCTCGACTTCCGCCGCCTGCAGTTCACGCCGGACATGCTCCCGAGCGACGTGACCGGGACGATGGCCCTGCGCGCCGGCGACCTCGTCTTCCGCCCCGGCCCGGTGTTCGCCGGCGTCGTGCTGGCCGACGAGATCAACCGCACGCCGCCCAAGACCCAGGCCGCGCTGCTGGAGGCGATGCAGGAGCGCCAGGTCACCGTCGACGGCCAGGCGCACCCGCTCCCCGACCCGTTCCTCGTCCTCGCCACCCAGAACCCGGTCGAGTACGAGGGCACCTACCCGCTGCCCGAGGCCCAGCGCGACCGCTTCCTCGTCCACGTCGCCCTCGGCTACCCGGAGGCCGAGGAGGAGCGCGCGATGCTCCGCCTCAACCGCCGCGGCCTGACCCCGACCGGCCTGCAGGACATCCAGCCGATCGCCACCGCCGAGGACCTCCGCGCCGCCCGCGCCGAGGTCGACGCCACCGAGGTCCACGACGAGGTCATCGCCTACGTCGTCGCGATCGCGCGCCGCACCCGCGAGCTCCCGAGCGTGTCGCTCGGCGCGAGCCCGCGCGCGGCCGTCCACCTCCTCGGCGCGGCCAAGGCCGCCGCGCGCCTGTCCGGCCGCGCGTACGTGACGCCCGACGACGTGGCGAGGATGGCCGCCCCGGTGCTGCGCCACCGCCTCGTGCTGACGCCGGAGGCCGAGCTGGAACGCGCGACCCCGCTGGGCGCGATCCGCGCCGCGCTCGAGGACGTCCCGGTCCCGCGATGA
- a CDS encoding DUF58 domain-containing protein, with the protein MSPAPRVVVILAALALSALLVPIGVVALLAIALVGAVVVDARAARRAPTVTRRAPEVLSRGVPAPLRVTAAAPAGGSVLVRQGAPASVEIEPRQGPSIDATVTALRRGRHTLPPVATRATGPLGLARWDHKASEPATLRVFPDLHTARRLALAVARGRFRDQGATARGPLGLGTEFELIRDYEPDDDIRQVNWRATARLGRPMSNQYRLEQDRDLILLIDAGRLSTAPLADATILDAELDAAVALAFVADELGDRTGTVAFDDDVRVVLPPQRKGGQAVVRALYDLEANPVDSDFELAFRRAEGSKRALVVVLCDLLEEAATRPLVRAVPVLTRRHAVVVASPSDPALEAIAHSVPTDRLGEARATVANDVLAARARAAAQVRAAGARVIEAPPEKLPATLVAQYLRAKSRAIL; encoded by the coding sequence ATGAGCCCTGCCCCGCGCGTGGTCGTCATCCTCGCGGCGCTTGCGCTGAGCGCCCTGCTGGTCCCGATCGGGGTCGTGGCGCTGCTCGCGATCGCGCTCGTCGGCGCGGTGGTCGTCGACGCCCGGGCGGCCCGGCGCGCTCCGACGGTCACCCGGCGCGCGCCCGAGGTCCTCAGCCGTGGCGTCCCCGCGCCGCTGCGGGTCACGGCGGCGGCGCCCGCGGGCGGCAGCGTGCTCGTCCGCCAGGGCGCGCCCGCCAGCGTCGAGATCGAGCCCCGTCAAGGGCCGTCGATCGACGCCACCGTGACCGCCCTGCGGCGCGGACGGCACACGCTCCCGCCCGTGGCCACGCGCGCGACCGGTCCGCTGGGCCTCGCCCGCTGGGACCACAAGGCGTCGGAGCCGGCGACGCTGCGCGTGTTCCCCGACCTGCACACCGCGCGCCGGCTCGCCCTGGCCGTGGCCCGCGGGCGGTTCCGGGACCAGGGCGCGACGGCGCGCGGGCCGCTCGGCCTCGGCACGGAGTTCGAGCTGATCCGCGACTACGAGCCCGACGACGACATCCGTCAGGTGAACTGGCGCGCGACGGCCCGGCTCGGCCGGCCGATGAGCAACCAGTACCGGCTCGAGCAGGACCGGGACCTGATCCTGCTGATCGACGCCGGGCGCCTCTCGACGGCCCCGCTCGCCGACGCCACGATCCTCGACGCGGAGCTCGACGCCGCGGTGGCGCTCGCGTTCGTCGCCGACGAGCTGGGCGACCGCACCGGAACGGTCGCCTTCGACGACGACGTGCGCGTGGTGCTGCCGCCGCAGCGCAAGGGCGGCCAAGCCGTCGTGCGCGCGCTCTACGACCTCGAGGCGAACCCGGTCGACTCGGACTTCGAGCTCGCCTTCCGGCGCGCGGAGGGCTCCAAGCGGGCGCTCGTCGTCGTGCTCTGCGACCTGCTGGAGGAAGCCGCCACGCGCCCGCTCGTGCGCGCCGTGCCCGTGCTCACCCGCCGGCACGCGGTGGTGGTGGCCAGCCCGTCCGACCCGGCGCTGGAGGCGATCGCGCACTCGGTGCCGACCGACCGCCTCGGGGAGGCCCGAGCGACCGTCGCCAACGACGTGCTCGCCGCCCGCGCCCGCGCGGCCGCTCAGGTCCGCGCGGCCGGCGCGCGGGTCATCGAAGCGCCGCCGGAGAAGCTGCCCGCGACGCTCGTGGCGCAGTACCTGCGCGCGAAGTCCCGCGCGATCCTCTGA
- a CDS encoding stage II sporulation protein M translates to MMSPERFEAERASSWGELDALVRKAGNKPEKLGAAGVRRLGELYRAAAADLAFARRRFPGDPLLTRLEPLVLRGRAAVYGRSGTRQSLWQFVSRGYWQRLAERPWLIFAAWALLLGPGLLGALWGLLDPPTAAGLMPAQFQGAADPPVEGRDYDAAEASAFSASVMFNNIQVTLIAFAGGIAFGAFTVWALVFNGLILGVIAGLAIGAGNGVAFLRLVSSHGPLEFSCIIVGGIAGLRMGWALIRPGTLRRSTSLRREALPAVEMAAGTIPWLVLCGVLEGFATGPELPVWLQASLGFSLAALFWTLVYVRGSRGTSRAGTAPRASRAASPAALR, encoded by the coding sequence ATGATGAGCCCTGAGCGCTTCGAAGCGGAGCGTGCGTCGAGTTGGGGCGAGCTCGACGCCCTCGTGCGCAAGGCCGGCAACAAGCCGGAGAAGCTCGGCGCCGCGGGTGTGCGGCGGCTCGGCGAGCTCTACCGCGCGGCCGCCGCGGACCTCGCCTTCGCCCGCCGGCGCTTCCCGGGCGACCCGCTGCTGACGCGGCTCGAGCCGCTGGTGCTGCGCGGCCGCGCCGCGGTCTACGGCCGCTCCGGCACGCGCCAGTCGCTCTGGCAGTTCGTGTCCCGCGGCTACTGGCAGCGGCTCGCCGAGCGCCCGTGGCTGATCTTCGCGGCGTGGGCGCTGCTGCTCGGGCCCGGGCTGCTCGGCGCGCTCTGGGGGCTGCTGGACCCGCCGACCGCCGCCGGGCTGATGCCCGCCCAGTTCCAGGGCGCGGCCGACCCGCCGGTCGAGGGCCGCGACTACGACGCCGCGGAGGCGAGCGCGTTCTCGGCCTCGGTGATGTTCAACAACATCCAGGTGACGCTGATCGCCTTCGCGGGCGGGATCGCGTTCGGCGCCTTCACCGTCTGGGCGCTCGTCTTCAACGGGCTGATCCTCGGCGTGATCGCGGGGCTGGCGATCGGCGCAGGCAACGGCGTCGCGTTCCTGCGGCTCGTCTCCTCGCACGGGCCGCTCGAGTTCTCGTGCATCATCGTCGGCGGGATCGCGGGGCTGCGGATGGGCTGGGCGCTGATCCGGCCCGGGACGCTGCGGCGTTCGACGTCGCTGCGACGCGAGGCGCTGCCGGCCGTGGAGATGGCGGCGGGGACGATCCCGTGGCTCGTCCTGTGCGGCGTGCTCGAGGGCTTCGCGACCGGGCCGGAGCTGCCGGTGTGGCTCCAGGCGTCGCTCGGGTTCTCCTTGGCGGCGCTGTTCTGGACGCTGGTGTACGTCAGAGGATCGCGCGGGACTTCGCGCGCAGGTACTGCGCCACGAGCGTCGCGGGCAGCTTCTCCGGCGGCGCTTCGATGA